A single genomic interval of Aegicerativicinus sediminis harbors:
- a CDS encoding non-ribosomal peptide synthetase — translation MSKNLSPAKKALFEKWVKGNMSLTSQPEILPRINKDAVELSFPQQRQLFLELLDRNTAVNNLSVLVEMSGDINLEALNISANKIINRHEVLRTQFQLDGGLPKAVLRNDLSITIPIIEPKINENLQARETVLKLVEKEVLIPFNLNQAPLIRLRLYKLQEGLHQFLIIIHHTIADGWSFGVFLKELMVFYKSHINKEVCILNDLPIQYYDYTSWLKGEKRMKLWGKGLDYWKTQLAGELPILELPTDALRGPRQSYNGGTYHFVISEKITAGLEFLSKTENATLFMTLLGAFYVVLHRYSNQHDIVIGTPVANRDLFELQGLIGVFINLLPLRLDIKGNPNFRSLLKKIKQVATEGYSHQDVPFEKLVEELKPKRDLSRTPLFQVLFNLQNSPKPKLDMPGLECSFIDIDRGVSQFDLMLMISKENGQCHATVEYNRDLFVHETIQRLFRSFQKIIGKVVVQPDTLISQLPLASENEIESFVAEYTNVNKNWPKDQYMYQLFERIAGNFPDTTAVIYGEQNISYRQLNSRANDIGKYLLNLGVSVGTRVVVLMNRNRDLIETLLGIHKAGGVFIPVHTSFPNDRIKFILRDANAPILITNIQSFTLDSEAKVVYTQEIETSNSVESGNLNLNHDADGLAYIIYTSGSTGKPKGVMINHSSLTNFLISMYEKPGINKNDVLLAVTNISFDISILELFLPLVSGAKVVVANDSVLDNLFFLQDLIAKHNVTIMQATPIFWQLLIDSGWKGKDDLKILCGGDILTKSLARQLINRSAELWNMYGPTETTIWSSLAKITHEDQKISIGHPVSNTQLFILDHQLHPLPIGIVGDLYIGGEGLASGYLSKPELTSEKFLYSPFISNGETRLYRTGDKARFLNNRSIQLLGRSDNQVKINGNRIELGEITAVIEKLPAISQAITIPFKQSNGNLKLAVYYVVNQRISVSQEELRNWLKKEVPSYMLPSYLIELEQFPLNSNGKIDRQALPNPEINRTSTNYVPATNEVEKVLIEIWKNALNIETVGIHDNFFDLGGASIQTIQVVTKANMFGYSLQIEDIFEYQTISELANFIQSKPANER, via the coding sequence ATGAGCAAAAATCTTTCACCAGCCAAAAAAGCGTTGTTTGAAAAATGGGTTAAGGGCAATATGTCTTTGACTTCCCAACCTGAGATTTTGCCTCGGATAAATAAGGATGCTGTTGAGCTTTCTTTCCCTCAACAACGCCAATTATTCCTGGAATTATTGGATAGGAATACAGCTGTAAATAATTTGTCTGTTTTGGTGGAAATGTCTGGAGACATCAATCTGGAGGCATTAAATATCAGCGCCAATAAAATTATAAATCGGCATGAAGTTCTAAGAACACAATTTCAATTAGATGGAGGATTGCCCAAAGCGGTATTGAGAAACGATTTAAGCATCACCATACCTATAATTGAACCCAAAATAAATGAGAATTTACAGGCAAGGGAGACTGTTTTAAAATTGGTTGAAAAGGAAGTATTAATTCCGTTTAATCTAAATCAGGCCCCCCTTATAAGATTAAGGTTATATAAACTTCAAGAGGGGCTGCATCAATTTCTAATTATTATCCATCATACAATAGCCGATGGTTGGTCTTTTGGTGTTTTTCTCAAAGAACTAATGGTATTTTATAAGTCTCATATTAATAAGGAAGTTTGTATTTTGAATGACTTGCCCATTCAGTATTACGACTATACATCTTGGTTAAAGGGCGAGAAAAGAATGAAACTATGGGGCAAGGGCCTTGACTATTGGAAAACTCAACTAGCGGGAGAATTACCCATTCTTGAATTACCAACCGATGCTCTTCGTGGTCCAAGACAATCCTATAATGGAGGTACTTATCACTTTGTAATTAGTGAAAAAATAACCGCAGGGCTGGAATTTTTAAGCAAGACAGAAAATGCTACCCTTTTTATGACCTTGTTGGGGGCTTTTTATGTTGTTCTTCATAGATATAGTAATCAACATGATATCGTCATAGGCACTCCAGTTGCCAATCGTGATCTATTCGAGTTACAAGGGTTAATTGGTGTTTTTATTAATCTTTTGCCATTGAGACTAGACATTAAAGGAAATCCAAATTTTCGGTCTTTGTTAAAAAAGATTAAGCAAGTAGCTACGGAGGGATATTCCCATCAAGATGTGCCATTTGAAAAATTGGTTGAAGAATTAAAGCCAAAAAGAGACCTCAGTCGTACCCCCCTTTTTCAGGTGCTGTTTAATTTGCAAAATTCTCCAAAACCTAAACTAGATATGCCAGGATTGGAGTGTTCATTTATTGACATTGACCGTGGGGTTTCTCAATTCGATTTAATGCTAATGATATCTAAGGAAAATGGGCAATGCCATGCAACGGTAGAATATAATCGCGATTTGTTTGTCCATGAAACTATCCAAAGATTATTTAGGTCATTTCAAAAAATTATCGGAAAAGTTGTTGTTCAACCTGATACCTTAATTTCCCAACTTCCACTTGCCTCAGAAAATGAAATAGAAAGCTTCGTGGCAGAATACACGAATGTGAATAAAAATTGGCCAAAGGATCAATACATGTATCAGCTTTTTGAGAGGATAGCCGGTAACTTTCCAGATACCACCGCTGTCATTTATGGGGAGCAAAATATATCTTATCGCCAACTAAATTCCAGAGCCAATGATATTGGAAAGTATCTTCTTAATCTTGGTGTTAGTGTAGGAACAAGGGTGGTGGTTCTAATGAATCGCAATAGGGATTTAATTGAAACACTATTAGGAATTCATAAAGCAGGAGGGGTGTTTATTCCTGTTCACACCTCATTTCCTAATGATCGGATTAAATTTATATTAAGGGATGCTAATGCACCTATCCTTATCACAAACATTCAATCTTTTACATTAGATAGCGAAGCGAAAGTTGTTTATACCCAAGAAATAGAAACTTCCAATAGTGTTGAAAGCGGCAATCTTAATTTGAATCATGACGCTGATGGATTGGCCTACATTATTTACACCTCTGGATCTACGGGTAAGCCAAAGGGCGTAATGATCAATCATTCATCCTTGACCAACTTCCTTATTTCGATGTATGAAAAACCGGGGATCAATAAAAATGATGTCCTCTTGGCGGTTACTAATATTTCTTTTGATATTTCAATTTTAGAATTGTTTCTCCCGCTTGTGAGTGGCGCTAAGGTGGTGGTCGCTAATGATTCTGTCTTGGACAATTTATTTTTCCTTCAGGATTTAATTGCAAAGCATAATGTGACCATTATGCAGGCCACACCGATATTTTGGCAACTTTTAATTGATTCTGGATGGAAGGGAAAAGATGATTTAAAAATTTTGTGTGGAGGTGATATTTTAACTAAGTCTCTAGCAAGGCAATTAATTAATCGTTCAGCAGAACTTTGGAATATGTATGGACCAACGGAAACCACTATTTGGTCTTCTTTAGCCAAAATTACTCATGAGGATCAAAAAATAAGTATCGGACACCCCGTTTCAAATACTCAACTTTTTATATTAGATCATCAACTTCATCCGCTTCCAATAGGTATTGTAGGAGATCTTTATATTGGGGGAGAGGGATTAGCAAGTGGTTATTTATCCAAGCCGGAGTTAACCTCTGAGAAATTTTTATACAGCCCCTTTATTTCAAATGGGGAGACACGTCTGTACCGAACGGGTGATAAAGCACGTTTTCTAAATAATCGATCCATTCAACTTCTGGGGCGGTCTGATAATCAGGTAAAAATAAATGGTAACCGAATAGAGCTTGGCGAAATAACGGCAGTAATAGAAAAACTTCCTGCTATTTCTCAAGCCATTACAATTCCCTTTAAGCAATCGAATGGAAATTTAAAGCTTGCAGTTTACTATGTTGTTAACCAAAGGATTAGTGTTTCACAAGAAGAACTAAGAAACTGGTTAAAAAAGGAAGTCCCTTCATACATGTTGCCTTCTTATTTGATTGAGCTGGAACAATTCCCGCTTAACAGCAATGGTAAAATTGACAGACAAGCACTTCCAAATCCAGAAATTAACAGAACATCAACTAATTATGTTCCTGCCACCAATGAGGTTGAAAAAGTTTTAATTGAAATATGGAAAAATGCTTTAAATATTGAAACTGTCGGAATTCATGATAATTTTTTCGATCTTGGTGGAGCATCGATTCAAACGATCCAAGTGGTAACCAAGGCAAATATGTTTGGTTATAGCTTACAAATTGAAGATATTTTTGAGTACCAGACTATTAGTGAATTAGCCAATTTTATTCAATCTAAACCTGCAAATGAACGGTAA
- a CDS encoding fatty acid desaturase family protein, whose amino-acid sequence MNGNTLNEISFPVNNSSNFMRELRLNVNNYFTKNNISKKANSEMIFKTFLVLLMYFVPYLFIILNVITNPIAIFLTWMVMAIGMTSIYFVIGHDANHGNYSTNRTINKLLSNLTILVGGSSLVWRIQHNILHHVYTNIEEHDEDLYVLPILRFSPLQKRKKLHRYQGIYAWILYCLFTLSWTTRKDFIKLNGYKAKKLIKTQNTTYTKALLFLIFSKIIYFILFLILPIILNNQPWTFTLMCFITMHMICGFLLSIMFQLAHKVMEVSIHVPDEEGQIDTDWASHQLRTTANFATKNRIISWFTGGINFQIEHHLFPDICHVHFPEISKIVKRVTDKYKLPYNELSFLQAIKSHQKFLVTLGNYDDL is encoded by the coding sequence ATGAACGGTAATACCTTAAACGAAATATCTTTTCCGGTTAATAACAGCTCTAATTTTATGAGGGAGTTACGCCTTAATGTAAATAATTATTTTACCAAGAATAATATATCAAAAAAGGCAAATTCAGAAATGATATTTAAAACATTTTTGGTGTTACTCATGTATTTTGTCCCTTATCTGTTTATTATCTTAAATGTTATAACCAATCCGATAGCGATTTTTTTAACTTGGATGGTAATGGCCATTGGGATGACTTCTATATACTTTGTGATTGGCCATGATGCTAACCATGGAAATTATTCTACAAACAGAACAATTAATAAGTTGCTTTCTAATTTAACGATTTTGGTTGGTGGTAGTTCATTGGTTTGGAGAATTCAGCACAACATTTTACACCACGTTTACACAAATATAGAGGAGCATGACGAAGATCTTTATGTGTTACCAATACTTAGATTTTCTCCATTACAAAAAAGGAAGAAACTTCATCGTTATCAAGGTATTTATGCATGGATTCTGTATTGTTTGTTCACACTCTCTTGGACAACAAGGAAAGACTTCATTAAATTAAATGGTTACAAAGCAAAAAAATTAATTAAGACCCAGAACACAACATATACAAAGGCTTTGTTGTTTTTAATCTTCTCCAAAATTATCTACTTTATTTTGTTTTTGATCCTACCAATAATTCTTAACAATCAGCCTTGGACCTTTACTTTAATGTGTTTTATTACAATGCATATGATCTGTGGGTTTCTATTGTCTATAATGTTTCAACTTGCCCATAAGGTTATGGAAGTAAGTATTCATGTGCCTGATGAAGAAGGACAAATAGACACGGATTGGGCCTCACACCAACTAAGGACTACTGCAAATTTTGCGACAAAAAATAGGATTATTTCTTGGTTTACAGGAGGAATTAATTTTCAGATAGAACACCATTTATTTCCAGACATTTGCCATGTCCATTTTCCTGAAATATCTAAAATTGTAAAACGTGTAACAGATAAATACAAATTACCTTATAATGAATTGTCATTTTTGCAGGCAATTAAAAGTCATCAAAAATTTCTAGTTACATTGGGTAATTATGATGATTTATAG
- a CDS encoding sulfotransferase family protein — translation MNRFFPLPIFQFFRIVRKHGGISGRGLKNVPSWLLKVIVFEPLRWIELGFNKSVAKHKIAKDPIFILGFYRSGTSFTHEFLSQDNRLGYHTNYQMILPEIMLGSEWLLSPLFDFICRLFKLKDPIHRIPMSFKYPGEEDGTMTTSLNTQGSQWGYFFPKSMLKHFQKFVMFEHISEREKSTWINDMVFIHKKISYANKGKQLILKSPPNTARIKLWLSIYPKARFIFIHRNPYDVYSSNKRFWEVTHRIYALGSYKSVDTKEIIFHTYSQMMDRYLAEKEMIPKGQLAEVAYLDMMSSPLATMKGIYKTLNLDDFTEIEDRMKSYLAKQKDFKPLRHELPEIEKAEVSEKFGTYITHWNY, via the coding sequence ATGAATCGCTTCTTTCCCCTTCCCATTTTTCAATTTTTCCGTATCGTTCGGAAACATGGCGGAATTTCAGGCAGGGGACTCAAAAATGTCCCTTCCTGGTTATTAAAGGTGATTGTTTTTGAGCCCTTAAGATGGATAGAACTTGGTTTCAATAAATCTGTTGCAAAACATAAAATTGCAAAAGACCCAATATTTATTCTAGGTTTCTATAGAAGTGGGACCTCTTTTACCCACGAATTTCTAAGCCAAGACAATCGTTTGGGGTATCACACAAATTACCAAATGATACTGCCTGAAATTATGCTGGGCTCAGAATGGCTTTTGTCTCCCTTATTCGATTTTATATGTAGACTGTTTAAACTTAAAGATCCTATTCATCGAATTCCAATGTCCTTTAAATATCCGGGGGAAGAAGATGGAACAATGACCACCAGCCTTAATACCCAGGGATCTCAATGGGGTTACTTTTTCCCTAAATCCATGTTGAAGCATTTCCAAAAGTTTGTAATGTTTGAGCATATTTCAGAAAGGGAAAAATCAACATGGATTAATGATATGGTTTTTATCCATAAAAAAATATCCTACGCTAATAAAGGCAAACAACTTATCCTAAAAAGCCCTCCTAACACTGCACGGATTAAACTATGGCTTTCCATTTATCCAAAAGCCAGGTTTATTTTCATCCATCGCAACCCGTATGATGTGTATTCTTCAAATAAACGCTTTTGGGAGGTGACGCATAGAATTTATGCTCTTGGTTCTTATAAATCAGTGGACACAAAGGAAATTATTTTTCACACCTATTCTCAAATGATGGACCGATACCTAGCGGAAAAAGAAATGATTCCAAAAGGACAATTGGCAGAAGTAGCTTACTTAGACATGATGAGTTCTCCTCTTGCAACCATGAAAGGCATTTATAAAACCCTTAATCTTGATGATTTCACCGAAATTGAGGACCGTATGAAATCGTACCTCGCCAAACAAAAAGATTTTAAACCCTTAAGACATGAATTGCCGGAAATTGAAAAAGCCGAAGTGTCCGAGAAATTTGGGACATATATAACCCATTGGAATTATTAA
- a CDS encoding alpha/beta fold hydrolase: MKAILDKEIKKLYPFKNRYSDIGGHRIHYIDEGKGEPILFLHGNPSWSFYFRELIKTLSPDYRCIALDHIGMGLSDKPLISNYNYTLQQRVKDLTDFINAINLNEKFTLVAHDWGGIIGMSYARHNRENIKRLVLMNTVAFHLPKEKKLPFMLRMARTYLGQIAIQGFNAFNGGSTRIGVKRKKMSREVRRGYTAPYNSWKNRIGVMQFIKNIPVKLSDSGYGYIEDVQNHLFLFQEVPVLLIWGLKDIVFDEDLLNKWIEYLPHSEVHRYLDCGHYVLEDAPEEVTNDIIDFLKRTNG; this comes from the coding sequence TTGAAGGCAATCTTGGATAAAGAAATTAAAAAACTCTACCCATTTAAGAATCGTTATTCTGATATAGGCGGCCATAGGATACATTATATAGATGAAGGAAAAGGAGAGCCTATTTTGTTTTTACATGGAAACCCTTCTTGGTCATTCTATTTTCGAGAATTAATTAAAACTCTTAGTCCAGATTATCGATGTATTGCGCTAGATCATATTGGTATGGGACTATCTGATAAGCCTTTAATATCTAATTACAATTACACTCTTCAACAGCGAGTTAAAGATTTAACGGATTTTATTAATGCTATTAATTTAAATGAAAAGTTCACCCTTGTCGCTCATGATTGGGGTGGTATAATTGGAATGTCTTATGCCCGTCATAATAGAGAAAATATAAAACGACTTGTCCTAATGAATACGGTTGCTTTTCATTTGCCGAAGGAGAAAAAACTTCCCTTTATGCTTAGGATGGCAAGAACCTATTTAGGCCAAATAGCCATACAAGGGTTTAATGCCTTTAATGGGGGCTCAACACGTATTGGGGTAAAACGCAAGAAAATGTCTAGAGAGGTGCGAAGGGGTTATACCGCACCTTATAATTCTTGGAAAAATAGAATTGGGGTTATGCAGTTTATTAAAAACATTCCTGTAAAATTGAGTGATTCTGGCTATGGTTATATCGAAGATGTTCAGAATCATCTTTTTCTTTTTCAAGAAGTTCCTGTTCTATTGATTTGGGGCTTGAAGGATATTGTCTTTGATGAAGACTTGCTTAATAAATGGATTGAATATTTACCACATTCAGAAGTTCATCGCTATCTAGATTGTGGTCATTATGTATTAGAGGATGCTCCGGAAGAGGTCACTAATGACATTATTGATTTTTTGAAGCGTACAAATGGATAG
- a CDS encoding fatty acid CoA ligase family protein: MDSINIVSAIFNYAKTNPDSLAIAVPRKPNKRIPEDGEIQYRCVSYEELASKIENLSRGFMSFGFKKGDRVVMMLPPNIDFFAVAFALMRCGLVPVLMDPGIGIRHLKNSIKESQPIGFIGIYKAHLARIIFGWGKKYIKKQIVIGPKLIFGKRSYSAVKQMGKSLSEHEDFMMGNYPISTDDIAAILFTSGSTGEPKGVVYTHGNFMHQIKNIQKTFGMMEGEIDLSTFPPFALFNPTVGLSTVVPDMDPTKPANVNPEKIIAALKQFGITTMFGSPALLDRVGRYIQNRDIKIPTLQRVISAGAPVPAKTMVRFSKLLMEGVQIFTPYGATEAMPITSISSDVLLSPDIKNRSVRGGGVCIGKPVEGIILKIIKISDEPFEFWSDDLELTDGEIGEITVKGESVTKAYFNKEKSTKLAKIKDQDGFYHRMGDLAYIDGSGLLWFCGRKSQRVKIKDGVLFTIPCETIFNQHPQVHLTALVEVNNKAVLCVELDKEVRNPDEAKIKEELSEYAKNQKLEIKTFLFHPSFPVDARHNAKIRREKLALWASSKLQF; this comes from the coding sequence ATGGATAGCATAAACATAGTATCGGCAATCTTTAATTATGCCAAAACAAACCCAGATTCTCTAGCTATAGCCGTTCCTAGGAAACCTAACAAAAGAATTCCTGAAGATGGAGAGATTCAATATAGGTGTGTTAGTTATGAAGAATTAGCTTCAAAAATCGAGAACCTGTCTAGAGGATTTATGTCTTTTGGGTTTAAAAAAGGAGATAGGGTAGTTATGATGTTGCCACCCAATATAGATTTTTTTGCTGTCGCTTTTGCCTTAATGAGATGTGGATTAGTGCCTGTACTTATGGACCCAGGAATAGGAATTAGACACTTAAAGAATTCTATAAAAGAATCGCAACCTATTGGATTCATAGGTATTTATAAAGCTCATTTAGCCAGAATTATATTCGGTTGGGGTAAGAAATATATTAAGAAACAAATTGTAATTGGCCCGAAATTAATCTTCGGTAAAAGGTCATATTCTGCGGTAAAACAAATGGGTAAATCCCTGTCTGAACATGAGGATTTTATGATGGGAAATTATCCAATTTCAACCGACGACATAGCTGCCATACTATTTACGAGTGGTTCAACTGGAGAACCAAAAGGGGTTGTGTATACACACGGTAATTTCATGCATCAAATAAAGAATATCCAAAAAACTTTTGGAATGATGGAAGGTGAAATTGATTTGTCAACTTTTCCTCCATTTGCATTGTTTAATCCTACAGTTGGCCTTAGTACAGTTGTTCCTGATATGGACCCAACCAAGCCAGCTAATGTAAACCCAGAGAAAATAATTGCCGCATTAAAACAATTCGGAATTACAACCATGTTTGGTTCACCTGCATTGCTTGATCGAGTTGGGAGATATATACAAAACCGCGACATAAAAATTCCAACGCTTCAACGTGTGATATCTGCTGGTGCCCCAGTGCCTGCAAAAACAATGGTAAGGTTCTCAAAACTACTAATGGAAGGTGTCCAAATTTTCACTCCTTACGGTGCCACGGAAGCAATGCCTATAACTTCCATAAGTAGTGATGTGCTATTATCACCAGACATAAAGAATCGAAGTGTAAGGGGTGGGGGTGTTTGTATTGGCAAACCTGTAGAGGGGATTATTTTAAAAATCATAAAAATTAGTGATGAACCTTTTGAATTTTGGTCAGATGATTTAGAATTAACTGATGGTGAAATTGGTGAAATTACCGTTAAAGGAGAAAGCGTTACTAAGGCTTATTTCAATAAAGAGAAAAGTACAAAATTGGCAAAAATAAAAGATCAAGACGGTTTCTATCACCGAATGGGTGATTTGGCTTATATAGATGGTAGTGGACTCCTTTGGTTTTGTGGGCGTAAATCTCAAAGGGTAAAAATTAAGGATGGCGTTTTGTTTACAATTCCGTGCGAAACTATTTTTAATCAACACCCACAAGTTCATCTAACAGCTTTGGTGGAGGTAAATAATAAAGCTGTGCTTTGTGTGGAATTAGATAAAGAAGTTAGGAATCCTGATGAAGCAAAAATTAAAGAGGAGCTTTCTGAATATGCCAAAAATCAAAAATTAGAAATCAAAACTTTTCTATTTCATCCCTCATTTCCCGTAGATGCAAGGCATAATGCCAAAATAAGACGGGAAAAATTGGCCTTATGGGCATCATCTAAATTGCAATTTTAA
- a CDS encoding NAD-dependent epimerase/dehydratase family protein produces MRVFVTGGSGFLGKSIIDKLSSDGIDVRSFSRNKIDIFEEMGITHYLGDIRDYTAVKDAMDGCSVVIHSAAKIGIQGSYKEFYEINVKGTENVIRACNELKIRYLIFTSSSSVVFSGNSEGQNENLPYPNKFDAFYPKTKAIAEQLVLSANGVNMLTVVLRPHLIWGPGDTQFLPRLIERHRKGTLRLIGRRKYLVDVTYVDNAAIAHVQVLNTLLHFPEKVAGKVYFISQDDPILIQDFINGLLCCAGLEPVTKRINPFIARTIGHLIQGIFRTLKLKSEPPFDLFIAKQFSSSHWYDISAAKKDFNYKPQITTEEGMNRLKSWYSN; encoded by the coding sequence ATGAGAGTTTTTGTCACTGGAGGATCTGGGTTTTTAGGAAAATCAATTATTGATAAACTTTCAAGTGACGGTATTGACGTTCGTTCTTTTTCGAGGAATAAAATTGACATTTTTGAGGAAATGGGTATAACCCATTATTTAGGAGACATTAGGGATTACACTGCTGTTAAAGATGCAATGGATGGGTGCTCTGTCGTAATACATTCCGCAGCAAAAATTGGTATCCAAGGATCTTACAAGGAATTTTATGAAATTAATGTAAAAGGAACTGAAAATGTAATTAGGGCCTGTAATGAGTTGAAAATCCGTTATTTGATTTTTACGAGTTCTTCCAGTGTGGTTTTCTCTGGAAATTCAGAGGGGCAAAATGAAAACCTTCCATATCCAAATAAGTTTGACGCTTTTTATCCCAAAACCAAAGCTATTGCGGAACAGCTGGTATTATCTGCAAATGGTGTAAATATGTTAACTGTGGTATTACGTCCTCATCTTATTTGGGGTCCTGGAGACACTCAGTTTCTACCAAGGTTAATAGAAAGGCATAGGAAAGGTACTCTTCGGCTTATAGGAAGAAGGAAATATTTGGTCGATGTAACCTACGTCGATAACGCTGCCATTGCCCATGTGCAAGTACTTAATACTCTTTTGCACTTCCCTGAAAAAGTTGCGGGGAAGGTTTATTTTATTTCACAAGACGACCCTATCCTTATTCAAGATTTTATAAACGGTCTATTGTGTTGTGCAGGTTTGGAACCAGTTACTAAACGAATAAACCCATTTATTGCAAGGACGATAGGCCATTTAATACAGGGTATTTTTAGAACATTAAAATTAAAATCGGAACCTCCTTTCGATTTGTTTATTGCAAAACAGTTTTCAAGTTCACATTGGTATGATATTTCTGCGGCCAAAAAAGATTTTAATTATAAGCCACAAATCACTACAGAGGAAGGAATGAATCGTCTAAAATCATGGTATAGCAATTAG